The Bacteroidota bacterium sequence CTCCGGAACAGGGTCGATAATGCATCTAACAGTATCGCCGCTAAGGAACGGTGAAGTTCACCACGCTTCTGCTACACTCCGTCTGTTGCGGTTTATATACCGTAACAAAGGCTGCTACAGAATGTGAGCAGTATACAAGGAGCGCAATATTCGTAGCCCCCGGCGTGAGCCGGGGGTAACAAATTGCAAATGTGCACCAAGCTCCAGCGGAGCGACATATTCTTGGGCGCGCAATGTGTCGCACCTACGGCGCTCGAATCCCAAAATCAAAACGCAAACCCCCGGCTCACGCCGGGGGCTACAAATATCTCGCCCCTGACGGGGCCGCCCCAACCGGGGCTGGGTTGCGCCGCTTCGCGGATTTGATCGCTTCACAACTTCGCGGCACGCCCCTCAATCAATCATCACCACGCCGATCTTCTTCAGATAATAATCTCTCCAGACCGCTCCATTCGAATATCCAACGATGAGCGAGTCGGCGGTTTCCGTCATGACGGAAATCCACTCATGCGTATTGTAGCGGGAGTCGCTGGTGTTGAAAGTCCAGCCCTTCGTGCCTTGCAAGAGATGGAGTGTGTCCGTTGAACCATTGCCATCATTCATCGTAACTCGCAGTTCGGCCCGTGACGGGTTATTGGCTTCGAACCATAATGCCGTAGCCGGATAGTCGGACGTAATCCCGCCATCGTTACCATTGTGTGCATGTCCGACGCAGGTCATACCAGGGTCAGGCGCGGGGGGCTGGGTCGGCGTCCGCTTACACGCCGCACCCAAAAATGCCAGCGCGCCAATCGTTGCCAGAATAAATGAACGAGGGGTATACTTCATGGTCGTTTACAATTTAAGGTTACACAATCATCCACAGCGGCGATGGGCCGCTGTTCTGTAAATACAGTACAGTCACAATCGGTTGCCCACGCGCCACGACCTCACACCGGCGAGGTGCAGAACTTGCACTTCTTCGCCGCCGCCGGAATCTTCTCTAAACATTCAGGACAATCCTTCATGGCCGGTTCATTCTTCTTCGGCAGGAGCGCCTTCGTGATTAGAAAGACGATGTAGGAAATGATAACGAAATCGAGCGCGGTGCCAGCGAGATCGCCATACTTGATCGCAGTGATCGTCTCTTTGCCCGCCGCATCGGTCGCGTGTTTGAGTACGAGTTGCGCTTCGCGCCAGTCGCCCGCCGGTAGGATGAGGGTGATGATGGGCATCAGCAAATCGGAGACGACGCCGGTCACGAGCTTGCCCGTTGCCGCGCCAATGATAACACCAATTGCCAGTGCCAGTGCGTTGCTCTGTGTGAGAAATTCCTTGAATTGTTTAATCATTGTTCTTTGGGAGGTTACTTCTGCTGCATTGCGGAAACTGGTACGATCTTCGTCGCGCTCGTCGTGTGCTGCACGTAATGCGGCAGCGATTGAACGTTCGTGGTAAACACTTCGGCGCGGTAGCGATCGCTCCACTCGCCGTAGCGGGTGGCTTGCACGAGTCGTCCTTTCGTATCGCGCAGGAAACCCTGATCGGCCTCGATAAACGCGTTGATCGCCGGGTCCCACTGCCGAACGCGCAGCTTCTCGTAGGAGACGAAGTATCCCTCGAAATGCGCGTCCTGATACGCGATGGAGTAGATCGCGCCGATCTCCGGATTGATCGCCGCTAACTGATAGCGCCCGCTGGCGACTTCATCGGTGTGCGAGTGTTTCGTCGCCTCATCGAGTATCACTTGCTGACCGATGAGCGCGCCGTTCGGCGCAATCTGATACGTCAGGCACCGTGCTTCATCGATGCGATCGGGATCGCGCACGGTGAAAATCAGCATCGGCAATCGCGAGGCGCCGAAGTGTCCGCAATAGAAGCTTTCCTTCGTGCCATTGGCAAGCACGGGGAAAATCGTCTCACCGCGCACAGTGTCGCGTGAGGTACGCCATGTTTTGATGCGCACTTCGATGCGGCCATCGCCCAGTTCGGTCAGCGCGACTCGGCCCTTGAAGGATTTCAGGTGCACGGTGCGCTCGTAGCTCGGCCGCTTCGCCGGCGCCGCAAGTGATGCAATGGACGCGCAGAACAGGATGCAGGAAACTGCGAGAATCTTCATAGTCATATTCCTTAGCCTGCTAATATCGCTAATTTGGCGCGCAAAGTCAAGCGGTGTGGCGAAAACGCGCCAAAATCGTCAATCCTGCAGCACCGGCAGCGATGTCAGTATTCCGCTGGCACCCATCTGCACGTCCAGACGCGCGGTGTTCAGCGCGGCTGCAGGGTACTCGCCTTGCCCATACTCCGCGATGATGTCGTAAAGCGTTGTTCGCTCGGCGGGCGTGTAGCCGGCCGAGCGGATGAGATCGACCATCTCGCGCACGGAGGTCGTGTGGACGAAATTCGCGGAGGCATGGACGTTCTCCTCTTCGAGCACGCCGCCGAAATCATCGGCGCCGAAAGCGAGCGCGATTTGCCCGATCTTCTTCCCTTCCGAGAACCAACTCCCCTGAATGTGATCGAAGTTATCCAAGAAGATTCGTGCGATCGCGATCATTTGCAGATAGCGCGTGCCGGTCGCGTATGTCGGGATAATCTTTTCGAGCGGCGTATTGCCCGGCTTGAAGCTCCACGGCACGAACGCGGTGAAGCCGCCATACTCATCCTGCAAATCACGAATGACCGCGAGGTGCTCGATGATATCTTCGTCTTTCTCCAGGTGGCCGTACATCATTGTCGCGGTAGACTTATAGCCGAGCTTGTGGGCCTCCCGCATGACCGATAGCCAATCGGCGCTCGTGCCTTTGCGGTTCGAGATTTTCTTCTTCACGCGGTCGCTCAGAATTTCCGCACCGCCGCCGGGGATGCTATTCAATCCCGCTTCCCAAAGCTTCGCAAGTACTTCAGGAATCGAAAGTCCCGAAACTTCACCCATCCCAATAATCTCGCTGGTCGAGAAGCAATGCGGATGTATCTCTGGCACTTCTTGCCGAGTGCGCCGGACCATCTCCAAATAATACTCGAATGGAATCGCAGGATTCACGCCGCCTTGGAGCAGCACTGTCCGCACGCCACGCTTTGCAGCGGCTTTGAAGCGCGCGATCATGTCATCGACCGAATGCGTGTAGGTATCGGCATCGCCCTCGTGCCGATAGAACGCGCAGAAGATGCAGTCGATGTTGCAGATGTTCGTGTAGTTCGGGTTCGAATCGATCACGAAGGTGACACGACGTTTCGGGTTCTTGCGGTACCGCACGGTCTCCGCCAGCTCGGCTAGATCGAGCAGTGACGCATTTTGCAGCAGCCAGAGGCCTTCCTCACGGCTAAGGCGAGCGTTATCACTTACCGATCTGCGAATTGTTTCAAACATGATTAATTGATGTAGGTGAACAAACGGTTAGATCGCGATCTCCACAGCCGCAACCAATATGACCCCGCTTTGCGGCGGTCAGTGCTTCTATCGCTTCCGGAATCAACCAAAATAAAAATGCAAGAGAGACCACACTATCAACCCACCACCACCCGGTCACGGCATTTGCAGCGAGACCGGCTAAGAGCGCTCCCGCCATGTATCCGCATGTTAAGGAACAGGCGGCATCGGCCCTGAGTGCGCTACTGTTCAGCTCTTTGGCGAGTGTCTTCTTTTTCACACTCAAGAGAGGCATCCCAACCACGGCAGCGATCGAAACAGCGATACCGATCGCGGAAGTCTCCATTGCACGAGCATTCACCAAGCCGTAAATCGACTCGACGATGATGTAAACGCACAGAGCAAGAAGAGCGTAAGCACTCACCCAGGCAGCAATGCGCTCAGCGTGATTGACTTGTTCCTCCGATCCATGCCGGCGCTCCAGGATCAACCTCCAGAGCAAGATTGCAGCAGAGATGAGTTCGATGAAACTATCCGCCCCAAACGCAACAAGCGCA is a genomic window containing:
- the mqnC gene encoding cyclic dehypoxanthinyl futalosine synthase, which translates into the protein MFETIRRSVSDNARLSREEGLWLLQNASLLDLAELAETVRYRKNPKRRVTFVIDSNPNYTNICNIDCIFCAFYRHEGDADTYTHSVDDMIARFKAAAKRGVRTVLLQGGVNPAIPFEYYLEMVRRTRQEVPEIHPHCFSTSEIIGMGEVSGLSIPEVLAKLWEAGLNSIPGGGAEILSDRVKKKISNRKGTSADWLSVMREAHKLGYKSTATMMYGHLEKDEDIIEHLAVIRDLQDEYGGFTAFVPWSFKPGNTPLEKIIPTYATGTRYLQMIAIARIFLDNFDHIQGSWFSEGKKIGQIALAFGADDFGGVLEEENVHASANFVHTTSVREMVDLIRSAGYTPAERTTLYDIIAEYGQGEYPAAALNTARLDVQMGASGILTSLPVLQD
- a CDS encoding cation transporter, coding for MTKRNPLASAIRIEQITIGWMVVEAVASIASGIAVCSTALVAFGADSFIELISAAILLWRLILERRHGSEEQVNHAERIAAWVSAYALLALCVYIIVESIYGLVNARAMETSAIGIAVSIAAVVGMPLLSVKKKTLAKELNSSALRADAACSLTCGYMAGALLAGLAANAVTGWWWVDSVVSLAFLFWLIPEAIEALTAAKRGHIGCGCGDRDLTVCSPTSINHV
- the mscL gene encoding large conductance mechanosensitive channel protein MscL — encoded protein: MIKQFKEFLTQSNALALAIGVIIGAATGKLVTGVVSDLLMPIITLILPAGDWREAQLVLKHATDAAGKETITAIKYGDLAGTALDFVIISYIVFLITKALLPKKNEPAMKDCPECLEKIPAAAKKCKFCTSPV